In uncultured Bacteroides sp., one genomic interval encodes:
- the pyrB gene encoding aspartate carbamoyltransferase, producing MENRSLVTIAEHSKEKILYLLEMAKQFENNPNRKILDGKVVATLFFEPSTRTRLSFETAVNRLGGRIIGFSDASTTSSSKGETLKDTIMMVSNYADLIIMRHHLEGAARYASEVAPIPIINAGDGANQHPSQTMLDLYSIQKTQGTLENLNIFLVGDLKYGRTVHSLLMAMRHFNPTFHFIAPDELKMPEEYKIYCNENNIKYVEHTDFTEDTIADADILYMTRVQRERFTDLMEYERVKNVYILRNKMLEKTRPNLRILHPLPRVNEIAYDVDDNEKAYYFQQARNGLFARQAIICDVLGITLDDIKE from the coding sequence ATGGAAAATAGAAGTTTAGTGACTATTGCCGAGCATTCAAAAGAGAAAATTCTCTACCTCCTTGAGATGGCAAAGCAGTTCGAGAACAATCCAAACCGAAAAATACTGGATGGAAAAGTTGTAGCAACCCTTTTTTTCGAACCATCTACCCGTACCAGATTGAGTTTTGAAACTGCAGTAAACAGACTTGGAGGGCGCATAATTGGTTTCTCTGATGCTTCAACTACAAGTTCTTCGAAAGGCGAAACACTAAAAGACACAATAATGATGGTTAGCAACTATGCCGACCTGATAATAATGCGTCATCATCTGGAAGGAGCTGCCAGATATGCCAGCGAAGTTGCTCCTATACCTATTATAAATGCAGGTGACGGAGCTAATCAGCATCCTTCCCAAACAATGCTGGATCTTTACTCCATTCAAAAAACTCAGGGAACATTAGAAAACCTTAATATATTCCTGGTAGGCGACTTAAAATACGGACGTACTGTCCACTCATTGTTAATGGCAATGCGCCATTTTAATCCTACTTTCCATTTCATTGCTCCTGATGAATTGAAAATGCCTGAAGAATATAAGATTTATTGTAATGAGAATAACATTAAATATGTAGAGCATACTGATTTTACTGAAGATACTATTGCAGATGCCGACATCTTATATATGACTCGTGTGCAACGTGAGCGCTTTACAGACTTAATGGAGTATGAACGTGTGAAGAACGTTTATATTTTAAGGAATAAAATGCTTGAAAAGACTCGTCCTAATCTTCGTATTCTTCACCCACTACCTAGAGTCAACGAAATTGCTTATGATGTGGATGACAATGAAAAAGCATATTATTTTCAACAGGCTCGCAATGGACTATTTGCACGTCAGGCTATCATTTGCGACGTTCTTGGTATTACTTTGGATGATATTAAAGAATAG
- the pyrI gene encoding aspartate carbamoyltransferase regulatory subunit translates to MSEIRQALQVAALKNGTVIDHIPTNKLFTVVSLLGLEQMDCKITIGYNLNSNKLGKKGIIKIADKFFDDEEINRISVVAPHVKLNIIRNYEVVEKKEVNMPDELKGILKCANPKCITNNEPMPTHFKMVDKENGVFKCHYCEKELKKEEIVLLQRRTL, encoded by the coding sequence ATGAGCGAAATAAGACAAGCACTACAGGTAGCAGCTCTGAAGAACGGCACTGTAATCGATCATATACCAACAAATAAACTATTTACTGTTGTTTCATTATTAGGACTAGAACAGATGGACTGCAAGATCACCATTGGTTATAACCTGAATAGTAATAAGCTAGGAAAAAAAGGTATTATAAAAATAGCAGATAAGTTCTTTGATGATGAAGAGATTAACCGCATATCAGTAGTAGCGCCTCATGTTAAACTGAACATCATCCGCAATTATGAAGTAGTTGAAAAGAAGGAAGTTAATATGCCCGATGAGCTGAAAGGTATTTTAAAATGTGCAAATCCAAAGTGCATTACTAACAATGAACCTATGCCAACACATTTCAAAATGGTAGATAAAGAAAATGGAGTTTTCAAATGCCACTATTGCGAAAAAGAGCTGAAGAAAGAAGAAATTGTATTATTACAACGTAGAACATTATAA
- a CDS encoding 2-amino-4-hydroxy-6-hydroxymethyldihydropteridine diphosphokinase — MKQHICLISIGSNTNRAVNIKLAQKELSIHFPDIYFGKEQDTIPIGMSNPAHFTNQLAKCSTALSIEELKIIFKKIESQAGRLPDDKMDGIIKLDIDLLTYDDKVLKENDMKKDFIIKGLKEFGL, encoded by the coding sequence ATGAAACAACATATATGCCTTATATCCATTGGTTCTAATACCAATAGAGCTGTTAATATAAAACTAGCACAAAAGGAATTATCCATTCATTTCCCGGATATATATTTCGGAAAAGAGCAAGATACAATTCCCATTGGAATGTCGAACCCGGCTCATTTTACAAACCAACTGGCTAAATGCTCTACTGCATTATCTATTGAAGAACTAAAGATCATCTTTAAGAAAATTGAATCTCAAGCTGGTCGTTTGCCTGATGATAAAATGGATGGGATAATAAAACTGGATATTGATTTACTGACCTATGATGATAAAGTACTGAAGGAGAATGACATGAAGAAAGATTTTATTATTAAAGGATTGAAAGAGTTCGGGCTTTAA
- a CDS encoding transglycosylase domain-containing protein has translation MNQGEVKSTPRSIKRLVRWLWIAFGTFVVLCTVLFCFIAWGWIGYMPEVDELENPNYKFASEILSSDGKTLGTWSLSKENRVYVGYKDMSHSLIDALIATEDVRFEEHSGIDIRALGRAVVKRGIFLQKNAGGGSTITQQLSKQLYSPGAGNFMERLFQKPIEWVIAVKLERYYTKEELLTMYFNKYDFGNNAVGIKTAANTYFSKDPADLTIEEAATLVGMCKNSSLFNPVRRRELVEQRRNVVLDQMRKADYITEEERDSLMQIPLRLKFHRVDHKEGLATYFREYLRIIMTAKEPHREDYASWQTQKFYEDSLAWENNPLYGWCSKNRKKDGTSYNIYTDGLKIYTTIDSHMQQYAEEAVEEHVGHYLQPLFFKEKRGKSTAPYTNQLTREQIKDILMRSVRQSERYNTMRNAGYSESDILKAFKTPEQMSVFTWHGVKDTVMTPMDSIKYYKFFLRAGFMSMDPTTGAVKAYVGGPNYAFFQYDMAEVGRRQVGSTIKPFLYALAMENGFTPCDVTRNVPQTLITAAGEPWTPRNTSSKRYGEMVTLKWGLANSNNWISAYLMSRLNASSLVRLIHRFGVKNRNIVASPSLCLGPCEISVGEMVSAYTAFVNNGLRCEPMLVTKIKDNEGNVIATFHPQMEEVISASSASKMLTMLRAVINEGTGGRVRRYTSADVGGKTGTTQRNSDGWFVGFTPKLVTGCWVGGEDRDIHFDTMFYGQGAAMALPIWGIFMKKVFADKSLRYSESDVFPYLNNNVCGNDSIPASSPGGIDSLFSE, from the coding sequence ATGAATCAAGGTGAAGTAAAAAGTACTCCGAGATCTATAAAAAGGCTTGTCCGATGGCTGTGGATAGCGTTCGGAACATTTGTGGTTTTATGTACAGTTCTCTTTTGTTTTATTGCTTGGGGATGGATTGGTTACATGCCCGAAGTTGATGAATTAGAAAATCCTAATTATAAATTTGCTTCAGAAATTCTGTCAAGTGATGGAAAAACTCTTGGAACATGGTCTTTGAGTAAGGAAAATAGAGTCTATGTTGGCTATAAAGATATGTCGCACTCGCTGATTGATGCGTTAATAGCAACCGAAGATGTTCGTTTTGAAGAACATTCTGGTATTGATATCAGAGCATTGGGACGTGCTGTAGTAAAACGTGGAATCTTTTTGCAGAAAAATGCAGGTGGAGGTAGTACCATTACTCAGCAACTTTCCAAACAGCTTTACTCTCCGGGTGCCGGAAACTTTATGGAACGTTTGTTTCAGAAACCTATTGAGTGGGTTATTGCAGTAAAGCTGGAACGTTACTATACAAAAGAGGAACTCCTTACTATGTACTTTAATAAGTATGATTTTGGTAATAATGCTGTAGGTATTAAAACGGCTGCGAATACTTATTTCTCAAAAGATCCTGCAGACCTGACAATTGAAGAAGCTGCAACCTTAGTAGGTATGTGTAAAAACTCATCTCTATTCAATCCTGTGCGTCGCAGAGAACTTGTAGAGCAACGTAGAAATGTTGTGCTTGATCAGATGAGAAAGGCTGATTATATTACTGAGGAAGAAAGAGACTCTTTAATGCAAATCCCTTTAAGGCTTAAATTTCATCGTGTAGATCATAAAGAAGGTCTGGCAACTTACTTCCGTGAATATCTTCGAATAATAATGACGGCAAAAGAACCTCACAGGGAAGATTATGCATCATGGCAAACTCAGAAGTTTTATGAAGATTCTTTAGCTTGGGAAAATAATCCTCTTTACGGATGGTGCTCTAAGAATAGAAAGAAAGATGGAACCAGCTATAATATTTATACGGATGGTTTAAAGATCTATACTACAATTGATTCGCATATGCAACAGTATGCTGAAGAAGCTGTAGAAGAACATGTAGGACATTATTTGCAGCCACTTTTCTTTAAAGAAAAGAGAGGAAAAAGTACAGCTCCATACACAAATCAGCTGACAAGAGAACAGATAAAAGATATTTTGATGCGGTCTGTGCGACAGTCGGAACGATATAACACAATGAGAAATGCAGGATATTCAGAGAGTGACATCCTTAAAGCATTTAAAACTCCAGAACAGATGTCTGTGTTTACCTGGCATGGAGTAAAAGATACTGTGATGACTCCAATGGACTCGATTAAATATTATAAATTCTTCCTGAGAGCTGGATTTATGTCAATGGATCCAACTACAGGTGCAGTGAAAGCTTATGTTGGTGGACCGAATTATGCATTCTTCCAATATGACATGGCTGAAGTAGGACGTCGTCAGGTAGGATCTACAATTAAACCTTTCCTTTACGCACTTGCTATGGAAAATGGTTTCACTCCTTGTGATGTTACCCGCAATGTACCTCAAACCCTTATCACTGCTGCTGGTGAACCATGGACTCCACGTAATACATCCAGCAAGAGATATGGAGAGATGGTTACTCTTAAATGGGGACTTGCAAATTCAAACAACTGGATTTCTGCTTATCTAATGAGTAGATTAAATGCTTCCTCTTTGGTGCGTTTAATTCATCGTTTTGGGGTGAAGAATCGTAATATAGTAGCTAGTCCTTCTCTTTGCTTAGGACCTTGTGAAATATCTGTAGGAGAAATGGTTAGCGCTTATACTGCCTTTGTAAATAACGGACTTCGTTGTGAGCCTATGCTAGTTACTAAAATAAAAGATAATGAAGGTAATGTGATAGCAACATTCCATCCGCAAATGGAGGAAGTAATAAGTGCATCAAGTGCATCTAAAATGCTAACAATGTTGCGTGCGGTTATTAATGAAGGTACAGGTGGCAGGGTGCGTCGTTATACAAGTGCAGATGTAGGAGGTAAAACAGGAACAACTCAACGTAACTCTGATGGATGGTTCGTAGGATTTACTCCAAAGCTTGTGACCGGATGTTGGGTAGGAGGTGAAGATCGTGATATTCACTTCGATACAATGTTCTATGGACAAGGAGCTGCAATGGCACTTCCTATTTGGGGTATTTTTATGAAAAAGGTGTTTGCGGATAAGTCTTTAAGATATTCAGAATCGGATGTATTCCCGTATTTAAACAATAATGTTTGCGGTAACGACTCTATTCCTGCAAGCTCTCCGGGAGGTATTGATAGTTTATTCTCCGAATAA
- a CDS encoding flavin reductase family protein yields the protein MKQDWKPGTMIYPLPAVLVSCGSEESEYNIITVAWVGTICTNPPMCYISVRPERHSYPILKKNMEFVINLTTKDMAFATDWCGVRSGKNFNKFSEMKLTPGKASVVSAPIIEESPLCIECRVKDIISLGSHDMFISEVVNVKADEKYLNDKTGKFEFSKSNPLVYVHGNYFDLGENLGKFGWSVEKKK from the coding sequence ATGAAACAGGACTGGAAGCCGGGAACAATGATTTATCCGTTACCAGCAGTATTGGTTAGCTGTGGCAGCGAGGAAAGCGAATATAACATTATTACTGTAGCATGGGTTGGTACTATTTGTACTAATCCACCGATGTGTTATATTTCTGTTCGTCCAGAACGCCACTCCTATCCCATACTAAAGAAGAACATGGAATTTGTCATTAATCTAACTACAAAAGACATGGCTTTTGCAACCGACTGGTGTGGAGTACGCTCAGGAAAAAACTTCAATAAGTTCTCTGAAATGAAACTTACTCCAGGCAAAGCTTCTGTAGTTAGCGCTCCAATCATTGAAGAATCTCCTCTTTGCATAGAATGCAGGGTTAAAGATATCATATCTCTGGGATCACATGATATGTTTATATCCGAAGTTGTAAATGTAAAGGCTGATGAGAAATACTTGAATGATAAAACTGGTAAATTTGAGTTTTCAAAAAGCAATCCTCTGGTTTATGTACACGGCAATTATTTTGATCTGGGAGAAAATTTAGGCAAATTCGGCTGGTCCGTTGAGAAAAAAAAATAA
- the kdsB gene encoding 3-deoxy-manno-octulosonate cytidylyltransferase, translated as MKFIGIIPARYASTRFPGKPLAILGGKTVIQRVYEQVRDCLDEAYVATDDERIEQAVKAFGGKVVMTSDQHKSGTDRCYEAFTKVGSGFDVVVNIQGDEPFIQPSQLESIKACFDDASTHIATLVKPFSSDDDFQILENVNSPKVVVNKNWNALYFSRSIIPFTRNHDKADWLKHHTYYKHIGLYAYRAEVLKEITSLTQSSLELAESLEQLRWLENGYTIKVGITDVETIGIDTPEDLMKAELFLKKQNAE; from the coding sequence ATGAAATTTATTGGAATAATACCGGCAAGATATGCTTCTACTCGCTTCCCCGGTAAACCCTTGGCCATATTAGGCGGTAAAACAGTTATTCAAAGAGTATATGAACAAGTGCGCGACTGTCTGGATGAAGCTTATGTTGCAACTGATGATGAAAGAATAGAACAGGCTGTAAAAGCTTTTGGCGGTAAAGTTGTTATGACGTCAGATCAGCATAAGAGTGGAACAGACCGTTGTTATGAGGCTTTTACTAAAGTTGGTTCTGGTTTTGATGTTGTTGTTAATATTCAGGGAGATGAACCATTTATACAACCCTCTCAGCTAGAATCAATAAAAGCTTGTTTTGATGATGCTTCTACTCATATTGCCACACTGGTTAAACCATTTTCTTCTGATGATGATTTTCAGATTTTGGAGAATGTGAATTCCCCTAAAGTTGTGGTAAACAAGAACTGGAATGCTTTATATTTCAGCCGTTCAATTATTCCATTTACAAGAAATCACGATAAGGCCGATTGGTTGAAACATCATACTTATTATAAGCATATTGGTTTATATGCTTATCGTGCAGAAGTTCTAAAAGAAATCACTTCTTTAACTCAATCATCACTTGAATTGGCTGAGTCTTTGGAACAACTTCGTTGGCTGGAAAATGGTTATACCATTAAAGTAGGTATTACAGATGTTGAAACCATTGGAATAGATACACCAGAGGATTTAATGAAAGCTGAATTATTTTTAAAGAAACAAAATGCTGAATAG
- a CDS encoding pitrilysin family protein codes for MLNRKIQPEIKAIENISIAVPQRKTMSNGIPLNVIEAGNQDVVRVDILIGAGKWHQTQLLQTLFTNRLLREGTKRFTSAEIAEKLDYYGAWLELSSSMEYSYITLYSLNKYFANTLEIVESIVKEPVFPEKELNTVVETNKHQFLINSTKVEYLAQKSFASSIFGEEHPCGRFAMEADYDKVTSACLKEFYDQYYHSGNCSIYISGKVTDEILNLLENTFGKESWGKIENKVLTLPADIKTTSLKRVFTEQDSAMQSSIKMGKVMIQRTHPDYYKMRVLITIFGGYFGSRLMSNIREDKGYTYGISSGIASYPDAGVFVVSTEAANEYAEDIIKEVYNEMKTLQTELVPESELEMVRNYMLGEMCRSYEGPFSLSDAWMFIQTSHLSDSYFEESLKAVQNVTAEELRALAQRYFNQENMIEVVAGKKL; via the coding sequence ATGCTGAATAGAAAGATTCAACCAGAGATAAAAGCTATAGAAAATATATCTATTGCTGTCCCTCAGAGAAAAACAATGTCCAATGGCATACCTCTTAATGTTATTGAAGCAGGTAATCAAGATGTTGTTAGGGTAGATATACTTATTGGTGCAGGGAAGTGGCATCAAACTCAGCTATTGCAGACACTCTTTACCAACAGATTGTTAAGAGAGGGTACTAAGCGTTTTACCTCAGCTGAGATAGCAGAGAAGTTAGATTATTATGGAGCTTGGCTTGAACTATCTTCTTCTATGGAGTATTCCTACATAACCTTGTACTCCCTGAATAAGTATTTTGCCAATACATTGGAAATTGTTGAGTCAATAGTAAAGGAACCGGTTTTTCCTGAAAAGGAACTGAATACAGTGGTTGAAACCAATAAACACCAATTCCTTATTAATAGTACAAAAGTTGAATACCTGGCCCAGAAAAGCTTTGCAAGTTCAATCTTTGGTGAAGAGCACCCTTGTGGTCGCTTTGCTATGGAAGCAGATTATGATAAAGTTACTTCTGCTTGTCTCAAGGAATTTTATGACCAGTATTACCATTCGGGCAATTGTAGCATTTATATTTCAGGAAAGGTTACAGATGAAATATTAAATCTGTTAGAGAATACCTTCGGTAAAGAGTCCTGGGGAAAGATCGAGAATAAAGTGCTTACATTGCCTGCAGATATTAAAACCACCTCTTTGAAACGAGTTTTTACAGAACAGGATTCTGCTATGCAAAGCTCAATAAAAATGGGAAAGGTGATGATTCAAAGAACGCATCCTGATTACTATAAGATGAGAGTTCTGATTACAATCTTTGGAGGATATTTTGGCAGTAGACTCATGTCTAATATTCGTGAAGATAAAGGTTATACGTATGGTATCTCTTCGGGAATAGCTTCATATCCGGATGCCGGGGTTTTTGTTGTTTCCACTGAAGCTGCAAATGAGTATGCTGAAGATATTATTAAAGAGGTTTATAATGAAATGAAGACCTTGCAGACTGAATTAGTTCCCGAATCTGAACTAGAAATGGTTAGGAATTATATGTTGGGGGAAATGTGTCGCAGTTATGAAGGTCCATTCTCTTTATCGGATGCCTGGATGTTTATTCAGACTTCGCATTTATCCGATTCCTATTTTGAAGAGTCTTTAAAAGCTGTTCAAAATGTTACAGCTGAAGAGCTTAGGGCTTTGGCTCAAAGATATTTTAATCAGGAAAATATGATAGAAGTTGTTGCTGGGAAAAAACTTTAA
- a CDS encoding phosphatidylinositol-4-phosphate 5-kinase, producing MRKYIYISFFFFSVATTSQAQGVGGFFSKIKEAIAPSTEIKIGNYTFKDGSVYTGELQKGKPNGKGKTVFKNGDVYEGEYINGKRQGYGVYSFVDGEKYEGQWFQDQQHGKGTYYFMNNNRYEGMWYTDYQQGNGTMYYYNGDVYTGNWANDKRDGQGVYTWKNGAKYEGDWKADKKNGKGTLVWEDKSKYEGDWKDNVRWGTGTYYYPTGDKYSGDWVNDIQDGHGTYFFHAGEKYEGDYLKGERTGKGVFTLANGDKYEGDFKEGMQHGQGTFTWSNGAVYTGQWLNNQRNGRGTYVWGNGDKYEGDWKNNIYDGQGVLILKDGTKYKGGFVRGMQEGSGVQEDKDGNRYEGFFRQGKKDGPFVEFDKNGDVVRRGSYKFGVIDNVEKK from the coding sequence ATGCGTAAATATATATATATATCTTTCTTTTTTTTCTCTGTAGCTACCACTTCTCAAGCACAGGGAGTTGGTGGTTTCTTCTCTAAAATAAAGGAGGCTATAGCTCCTTCAACTGAAATAAAGATTGGTAATTATACTTTTAAGGATGGTTCCGTTTATACAGGTGAACTTCAAAAAGGGAAGCCTAATGGAAAAGGCAAAACAGTCTTCAAGAATGGAGATGTGTACGAAGGTGAGTATATAAACGGAAAGCGTCAGGGATATGGCGTTTATTCTTTTGTTGATGGCGAAAAATATGAAGGGCAATGGTTTCAGGATCAACAACACGGTAAAGGAACATATTATTTTATGAATAATAACCGTTACGAAGGAATGTGGTATACCGATTATCAGCAAGGTAATGGAACTATGTACTATTATAACGGTGATGTGTATACTGGAAACTGGGCTAACGATAAACGTGATGGTCAGGGAGTTTATACATGGAAAAACGGAGCTAAATATGAAGGTGACTGGAAAGCTGATAAAAAAAACGGTAAAGGTACTTTAGTCTGGGAAGATAAATCTAAATATGAAGGTGACTGGAAAGATAATGTACGTTGGGGAACCGGAACTTATTATTACCCTACTGGAGATAAATATTCGGGTGATTGGGTAAATGATATTCAGGATGGCCATGGAACCTATTTTTTTCATGCCGGTGAGAAATATGAAGGTGATTATTTAAAAGGAGAACGTACCGGAAAAGGAGTTTTTACTCTTGCTAATGGTGATAAGTACGAAGGTGATTTTAAAGAAGGTATGCAACACGGACAAGGAACTTTTACATGGAGCAATGGAGCGGTATACACCGGACAGTGGCTCAATAATCAAAGAAATGGCCGTGGTACGTATGTCTGGGGAAATGGAGATAAATACGAAGGTGACTGGAAGAATAACATCTATGATGGGCAAGGAGTGCTAATATTGAAAGACGGTACTAAGTACAAAGGTGGATTTGTCAGAGGTATGCAAGAAGGATCGGGTGTACAGGAAGATAAAGATGGAAACCGTTACGAAGGCTTCTTTAGACAAGGTAAAAAAGATGGCCCTTTTGTTGAATTTGATAAGAACGGAGATGTAGTTAGACGCGGATCTTATAAATTTGGTGTAATAGATAACGTAGAAAAGAAGTAA
- a CDS encoding porin family protein: MKKIALFLIVLGWSFSCFAQEDVKSTHKNKVNFGIKGGFNASMYYIDEFKIKDITINEVQNNYKVGHFGAIFLRINMKKHFIEPELSYHVSKSEISFDKRGSQHPDIEPDYASAYSTIHTIEMPLLYGYNFIKEGPYGMAFFIGPKFKYILNSKSKLEFTNFDQEGIKEKLYPINMNVVAGVGVNISNIFFDFRYEVGLRNISKSVTYIESNSDGTEEVANIIFKRRSNLLSFSLGVIF; encoded by the coding sequence ATGAAGAAAATAGCCTTATTTTTAATTGTTTTAGGATGGAGTTTTTCTTGCTTTGCACAGGAAGACGTAAAAAGTACACATAAAAATAAAGTCAACTTTGGTATAAAAGGAGGTTTTAATGCATCAATGTACTATATTGATGAGTTTAAAATAAAAGACATAACAATCAACGAAGTCCAGAACAATTATAAGGTAGGGCATTTTGGAGCCATATTTCTTAGAATAAACATGAAAAAGCATTTTATAGAGCCTGAACTCTCTTATCATGTGAGTAAATCCGAAATTTCTTTTGATAAAAGAGGATCTCAACATCCAGATATTGAGCCAGATTACGCAAGTGCTTATTCTACTATCCACACTATTGAAATGCCGCTTCTTTACGGATATAATTTTATTAAAGAAGGACCTTACGGCATGGCATTCTTTATTGGGCCAAAATTCAAATATATATTGAACAGCAAAAGTAAACTGGAGTTTACCAATTTTGATCAGGAAGGAATAAAAGAAAAACTATATCCTATAAACATGAATGTAGTTGCTGGAGTTGGAGTGAATATTTCAAATATATTCTTTGATTTCAGATATGAAGTAGGATTAAGAAACATCTCTAAATCTGTTACTTATATAGAATCAAACTCTGATGGGACAGAAGAAGTAGCCAATATAATTTTCAAAAGAAGAAGTAATTTACTCAGTTTTTCACTAGGAGTAATCTTTTAA
- the glyA gene encoding serine hydroxymethyltransferase yields MKRDDLIFDIIEKEHQRQLKGIELIASENFVSDQVMQAMGSCLTNKYAEGYPGKRYYGGCEVVDQSEQVAIDRLKEIFGAEWANVQPHSGAQANAAVFLAVLNPGDKFMGLNLAHGGHLSHGSLVNTSGLIYTPCEYNVNKETGRVDYDQMEEVALREKPKMIIGGGSAYSREWDYKRMRQIADKIGAILMIDMAHPAGLIAAGLLENPLKWAHIVTSTTHKTLRGPRGGVILMGEDFPNPWGKKTPKGEIKMMSQLLDSAVFPGIQGGPLEHVIAAKAVSFGECLQPEYKEYQKQVKKNAAVLAQALIDRGFTIISGGTDNHSMLVDLREKYPDLTGKVAEKALVSADITVNKNMVPFDTRSAFQTSGIRLGTPAITTRGAKEDLMVEIAEMIETVLSNVENEAVITSVRERVNKTMANYPLFAY; encoded by the coding sequence ATGAAAAGAGACGATTTAATTTTCGATATTATCGAAAAAGAGCATCAAAGACAGCTCAAAGGTATCGAGCTGATTGCATCAGAAAATTTTGTTAGTGACCAGGTTATGCAAGCAATGGGATCTTGCCTAACAAATAAGTACGCAGAAGGCTATCCTGGCAAACGTTATTATGGCGGTTGTGAAGTAGTTGACCAAAGCGAGCAAGTGGCTATTGACAGATTAAAAGAAATCTTTGGGGCTGAATGGGCAAATGTTCAACCACACTCAGGAGCTCAGGCTAATGCTGCCGTATTCCTTGCTGTATTGAACCCTGGAGATAAGTTTATGGGATTAAATCTGGCACACGGTGGTCACCTTTCTCACGGTTCTTTAGTTAATACTTCTGGTTTAATTTATACTCCTTGCGAATATAATGTAAATAAAGAAACTGGTCGCGTAGACTATGATCAGATGGAAGAAGTAGCACTTCGTGAAAAACCTAAGATGATTATTGGTGGTGGTTCTGCATATTCTCGTGAATGGGATTACAAACGTATGCGTCAAATTGCTGATAAAATCGGAGCTATCTTAATGATCGACATGGCTCACCCTGCTGGTCTTATCGCTGCTGGTTTGTTAGAGAATCCATTAAAATGGGCTCACATCGTAACTTCTACTACACATAAAACTCTTCGTGGTCCTCGTGGTGGTGTTATTTTAATGGGCGAAGACTTCCCTAATCCATGGGGAAAGAAAACTCCAAAAGGTGAAATCAAGATGATGTCTCAATTACTTGATTCTGCAGTATTCCCAGGAATCCAAGGGGGGCCGCTGGAACACGTAATCGCTGCTAAAGCTGTATCTTTCGGCGAATGTTTGCAACCAGAATACAAAGAATACCAAAAACAAGTAAAGAAGAATGCTGCTGTTTTAGCACAAGCTTTAATTGACAGAGGTTTCACTATCATCTCTGGTGGAACAGATAACCACTCTATGCTAGTTGACTTACGTGAAAAATATCCTGATTTGACTGGTAAAGTTGCTGAAAAAGCTTTGGTTTCTGCTGATATCACAGTTAACAAGAACATGGTTCCATTCGATACTCGTTCTGCTTTCCAAACTTCAGGTATCCGTTTAGGAACTCCTGCTATCACAACTCGTGGTGCTAAGGAAGACTTGATGGTTGAAATTGCTGAAATGATTGAAACTGTACTTTCTAATGTAGAAAATGAAGCTGTTATTACTTCAGTTCGCGAAAGAGTAAACAAAACAATGGCTAACTATCCATTATTTGCTTATTAA